CTCCCAAGTCGGCTTAATTAAAAAATGCTCCCCAATTTTTAGAGGCTTAAAATAAGCCTTCCAAGCATTTGCCCAGTCCTCTTCCTTTAAAGTTAATCCCCTGCTCTGAACAATCCAGTGGGGATAACGTTCCAAGAGATGGCATAGGCCTTCATCAAGCTTCTTAAGCTTGTCGGAAAGCTCATCATTTTCCGGAAAATAACCCTTGACTACAGAAGTTCCGGTGAGTCCTACCTCGCCAAAGTCATGGTAATCCCAGTTACCGGATTTCACATAGCTTAACAAAAGTTCCGGATCTTCCACACTGACTCCTGGACAACCCAGTTCATAAAAAAGATCGGCAACAGTTTCCTCTCCTTCCGATGAAACTGTTACCGCCACTTCGCGCCAATCCATTTGTATATACTCCTTTTTTACCCCATTGCATCACGGAGGTTTTCTTTGAACTTTTCGAACAAGGATTTTTTACCCATCTGCTGCTGTTCCGAAGTGACTTCTCCGAATTCTCTCAATAGTTTCTTCTGCTTTTCGTTCAGTTTTGTCGGTGTTGTTAAAACCACGCGAACATGCTGATCTCCACGCCCAGTTCCACGGCGGCGAGGAATTCCATGGCCTTTTAAGCGAAACACCGTCGATGTTTGGGTTCCTTCGGGAATCTTCATCTTAACCAATCCATCAAGGGTAGGAATATCGATCTCCGCTCCCAGGGCGGCCTGTATAAAGGTGATGGGTATCTCACAATAGACATCATTTCCATCCCGTTCAAAAAACTTATGTGGTTTAACGTTTAGAACGATATAAAGGTCCCCCGGAGGTCCTCCTTTAGAGCCGGCTTCCCCATCCCCGCTGAGCCTCAAATTCAGGCCGTCTTCAGAACCCTCAGGAACATTAATTTTGAGAGTTTTGACCTTACGGACCTTTCCTTGTCCATGGCAAGTTGAGCAAGGGCTACTAATTGTCCGCCCTTCACCTTGACAAGTTGGACAGGTTCTGGCAGTTTGAATATGCCCAAAAGGAGTTCGCTGCGTTGCTTTAACTTGCCCGCTGCCATGACATTGTGAACAAGTCGTAGGATGGGTACCTGGAGCAGCACCGGACCCCTGACATTCTGTACAAGTCTCATCCCGTGGAATCTGGATTTCTTTTTCCGTCCCAAAGGCGGCTTCTTCAAAGGTTAAGGTCATGGAATAACGCAAATCTGAACCCCGCTGCGGTCCGCCGCGCCGCTGTCCGCCCCCACCAAAGAACATATCGAAGATATCGCCGAAGCCGCCCATATCTCCAAAGCCGCCGCCCATGCCACCCATACCAGGATCCGAATGACCAAATTGGTCATAACGGGCCCGCTTTTCCGAATCACTTAAAACTTCATAGGCGTCTGTTATTTCTTTAAACTTTTCTTCCGCTTCCTTATCCCCCGGGTTAACATCCG
This Desulfosporosinus orientis DSM 765 DNA region includes the following protein-coding sequences:
- the dnaJ gene encoding molecular chaperone DnaJ — translated: MKRDYYEVLGVERNTSEQEIKKAYRKLARQYHPDVNPGDKEAEEKFKEITDAYEVLSDSEKRARYDQFGHSDPGMGGMGGGFGDMGGFGDIFDMFFGGGGQRRGGPQRGSDLRYSMTLTFEEAAFGTEKEIQIPRDETCTECQGSGAAPGTHPTTCSQCHGSGQVKATQRTPFGHIQTARTCPTCQGEGRTISSPCSTCHGQGKVRKVKTLKINVPEGSEDGLNLRLSGDGEAGSKGGPPGDLYIVLNVKPHKFFERDGNDVYCEIPITFIQAALGAEIDIPTLDGLVKMKIPEGTQTSTVFRLKGHGIPRRRGTGRGDQHVRVVLTTPTKLNEKQKKLLREFGEVTSEQQQMGKKSLFEKFKENLRDAMG